GACCAGGCGCAAGGTGAAAGGATCGAAGCCCCGTTCAACCTAAACGTAGAGGTTATTGCCAAAGCGGAGATGGATGCCGGAGGACGCGGGGGGCACAAGCCTGGCTGTCTTCAATTCCAGGAAGCCGCCGGTTACGGCCTCCCGCTCTTTGAGCCTACGCCTTATGGTATAAAAAGATGTTGTCGGAATCTGGTTCTCCCGGCAATAGGCGGCGATGGTCATCCCGCTTGTCCGCTGGCCCTCGATGATCTCCCGCCACTGGGCGTGCCGTTCTTCTTTTGTCATATCTCTCTCCCGGTCTTGAATTTTATCGCTATCGGGAGGCACAACCCAAATCAGATTGTATGAGGTAATTGCAAAACTCCCAATTCTGTCATTCCGGCGACGCTTCTGGGCGGGAAAGCGAAGCTTAATGTTCATAATCAAGCTTGTAACTGCCTAAAATTATGGATGCCTGATAAAAGTATTGTGTACATTAAGCTCCGCTTTCGGGCATGACAAAACGTTTTACAATTGCCTCTCTTTCTTTTGAGGTTTCACGGTTCGTACTTTGACTTCAGAAAGGGGCGCGATTCTTTTTGGCAGAAATGCGTCCTCCCTGTTTTTGGGGCTTTTCATTTTCTTTGGGGGCCTTTTGTCGGGCAATCGGCCCCCAAAACTGCCGGATTTCGATAGACTTTATGGTACGCCTTTGGACAAACGACAAGAAAAAACCCGCTATTTCTAACGGGTTTTTATCTTTCTTTGGACTTCCTTGGATTATGTACTGGCGGAGGGAGCAGGATTCGAACCCGCGAACCTTTCGGTCAACGGTTTTCAAGACCGCCGCCATAGACCACTCGGCCATCCCTCCATGTATTTCTTATCTTTAAAACTATTTGTTCTTTATAACGCCAACCCCGCCCATATATGCCCTGAGGGCCTCCGGGATTAGCACACTGCCGTCGGCCTGCTGGTAATTCTCCAGGATGGCCACAACGGTTCTGCCCACGGCCAGTCCGGAACCATTCAAGGTGTGGAGCAACTCCGCCTTGCCGGTTTCTGCCCGCCGGAAGCGGATTGAGGCCCGGCGCGCCTGAAAATCCTCGAAATTGCTGCAAGAGGATATTTCCCGGTAGGATTCCTGCCCGGGAAGCCACGCCTCTATATCATAGGTCTTGGCGGCTGAAAAGCCCAAATCGCCGGTGCAAAGATTGATCACCCGGTAGGGGATATTCAGCCTTTTTAATACCTCTTCGGCGTTTAATGTCAGTTTTTCCAGCTCATTGTACGAATCTTCCGGTTTCGAGAACTTCACCAGTTCGACCTTGTTGAACTGGTGCTGACGGATCAGCCCCCGCGTATCCTTGCCGTAAGAGCCGGCCTCCGCGCGGAAGCAGGGCGTATAGGCCACATAACAAATCGGGAGCGCCGCCTCTTCAAGAATTTCCCCCCGGTGGATATTGGTGACGGGAACCTCCGCCGTCGGGATCAGAAAATAGTCAAGCCCTTCCAGCTTGAAGAGGTCTTCCTCAAACTTGGGGAGCTGTCCAGTGGCCGTCATGCTTTCCCGATTGACGATAAACGGGGGGAGCATCTCGGTGTAACCGTGCTCTTGCGTGTGGAGATCGAGCATGAAGTTGATTAGCGCCCGCTCCAGCCTTGCCCCCAACCCCCGGTACAGGGTAAAGCGCGCCCCGGTAAGCTTCGCCCCCATGGCAAAATCGAGTATTTTGAGGTTTTCCCCGATTTCCCAGTGTGGAAGAGGCGCGAAAGAAAATTGCGGTTTCTCGCCCCAGAAGCGAACGACCGGGTTGTCATTGGAGTCCTTCCCGCAAACAACCGATTCGTGGGGGATATTCGGAATCGTCATGACAATGCGGTCGAGATCCTCGTCCGTTTTTTTGAGGTCGTCATCAAGGAGCTTGATCCGCGCCGAAACATCCCCCATCCGGGCAATTATTTCTGTCGCGTCCTCGCCATTTTTCTTCTTTTCGCCAACCTGCCGGGAAACGGCATTGCGCTCGCCGCGCAACTGCTCTACCTCTTGCAGCAGTTCCCGCCGGTGGGCATCCAGGAAGGAGAACCGCTCAAAGTTCATCCCCTGTCCCCGCTCGCGCATCTTTGCGGCAACAAACTCCATATTTTGTCTGAGGTATTTTATGTCCAGCATGCCCCCACCCTTCCCTTTGCAAGAGGAGGTTCTCCTATCACCTTGAACAGTTGAAGTCAATCGTTTAATAGCCGCTCCGGCAGTGATGGGGATAGATTCTATGATTGGGAGGCTTTTTTTTTGCGAACAGTTCTGGAAAAATATGGAGGATTGTATTAAAGGAGGCACGATGGTGAAAACAAATATCTCCACTTGCATATAAACCCCCATGCCCGTGGGGCACAACGAAGCATGAAAATCCCCCCCATCCCCCCTTTGGTAAAGGGGGGATGGGGGGATTTGAATACAAAGTCGTGTGGGTTGGATAAGTTTCAGGTAATGCCGGATGGGAAGTAAAAAGAAATACTATGCCGTTGTTCGTGGTTTTTGCCCCGGCATTTATAACTCATGGTATGGCCCCGGCGGGGCAGAGGAACAGGTAAGGGGATATGCAAACGCCCTTTTCCAGGGATTCGGCAGCCGGGAAGAGGCGGAAGTATGGCAAAAAAAGGGGACGCCGGCCAGGCGAACTGAAGCAGCTATTGCCACAAAACCTGTCATGACAGGTAAAGGCAGGCGAACTGAAACGGCGGATACGAACACTGCGCCTGAAATTGTTGCACCTGTTAAGGCGCCAGCGCAAAAAATCATCATTTACACCGACGGCGGGTGCAAGCGGAATCCGGGACCGGGCGGATACGGGGCGGTGGTGATGGACGGGAGCAGCCGCAGGGAGCTGACGCAGGGATTTCGGCTGACGACGAACAACCGCATGGAGCTTATGGCCTGCATCGCCGCGTTGCAATCACTGACCGATTCAGCCGCCGTTGTTCTCCACAGCGATTCTCAGTATGTGGTAAACGGGATCGAAAAGGGTTGGGCAAAAAAGTGGCGGGCAAAAGGCTGGATGCGCACAAAAGAGGAGGCGGCTGTCAACGCCGATCTCTGGGCGGCGCTACTGGAGCTCTGCGATCGCCATCGGGTGCAGTTTGTCTGGGTGCGCGGCCATGCCGGAACAAGGGAAAATGAGCGTTGCGACAGGTTGGCGACTCAAGCCGCCCTGGGCCGGGACCTGCTTGAAGACACAGGTTATCTCTGCCAGGGGCAACGGCCTGCGGAGTAACTGTCAGCCGCATGCAATTGCCAGGTTCATCTGTCCCGGCACGGACGGAAACCATTTTTTGTTGCGGCAAGAGGACCTTTGAATTTCTCTACAAATGTTCTTTATTGTCATTCCCGTGAAGACGGGAAAGCGAAGCTTAATGTTCATAATCCAGTATTTTCAAGGTCTTCTGGATTCCCGCCTGCGCGGGAATGACAGCGTGGGGGGCATTTTTCAAAGTCTCGCAAGGTTTAATGTAATTTTTTCCAATAAAAAAACTGGAGGTTAAAAATGGAACGTTCTTTAGTTTTGGTAAAACCGGATGGCGTGCAGCGCGGTCTTACAGGCGAGGTCATCAGCCGCCTGGAAAGACGCGGGCTGCTTCTTGTGGGCGCAAAGTTCATGCAGGTAAGCCGGGAACTTGCCGAGGAGCATTATGCCATTCACAGGGGAAAGCCCTTTTATGAGGGACTGATCGCCTATATAACTGCCTCGCCGGTGCTGGCGATGGTCTGGGAAGGGCCGAACGCGATTGCGGCAATCCGGCAGACGATGGGGGCCACCCGTCCTCTGGAGGCGGCGCCGGGGACGATCCGCCATGACTTTGCGCTGGAGGTCGGCCGCAATCTTACCCACGCCTCCGACAGCCCGGAAAACGGCGCAACGGAGGCGGCTTTGTGGTTTAAACAAGACGAACTTGTTTCCTGGCGCCGCGCCGTGGATCCATGGATATTTGAATGACGGCAATCCTGCGGGCAACAGTATCGGTTATTTTGGTCTTGCTGCTGCCGTTTGCGGCGGTGGCAGCGGGAGAAAAGAGCGGCGACGAAGCGGTACTCGCCGCTTACCGGGCCTTTTTGGCCCGCGATGGGGTTGTTATAGCCGGTCAAATCGAAAAAACAAGGAACCATGTCCTTGCAGCATACGTTCGCTACTGGGCAATCAGCCTGCGGCTCAAAGATGTTGAACCTGAAGAAATTAATGACTTTTTTGACAAATACGCAGGAACCGTGCTCGCCGAGCGGCTGCGGCAGGAGTGGCTGCATGAACTGGGCAAACAAGGCAGGTGGGAGCAGTTCCGACTGCAATTCCCGCTTTTGCCGAGGGCCGATTCCGAAAACAAATGCTACGCCCTCCAGGAAAGTCTGCAGCGGCAGGGGATAAACGATCGCCTAACTGCTGACTTCAAAGGCTTCTGGAATGCCCCGCGCTCCTTGCCGGAGGGATGCCTGCCGGTCGCCGCGGCATTGGTCAACGCCGGCCGCCTCTCCGCCCCGGACATCGAGGCGCGGCTGCGGCGGCTGCTGATGGAGAATCTTGTTTCAGCTGCGCGGCGTACCAGGGAGCTGGCGTTCGCAGATGATCTGCCGGGCGCAAAACAGATTGAGGAGGCTTTTCGATACCCGGCCTCTTTCCTGGCGCAGGATGAAGCAATTCTCAAAACTGCGAAAGGTGCGGAACTCGCCTTTTTTGCCCTTTTGTCTCTGGCCCGCAGCGACTTGCCGGGCGCCGCAACCCTGCTGGAAGACAAGCTCAAAACAATCCTTTCCCTGCAGGATCAGCAGCGCTTATGGGCGTATCTCGCCACGCGAGGCGCCCGCCGTCACCTTCCGGAATCACTGGAGTGGTTCAAAAAGGGCGAGAAGGAAGCGCTTGCCGGGGAACAGCTTGTCTGGCGAACGCGCATCGCGCTAAGACAGGAAAACTGGCCTGAGGTAAAAAGCGCGATAGAGGGCATGACCGCCTCGCTGCGCAACGAATCAGCCTGGACATACTGGATGGGACGGTCGCTTGGCATGACTGGAAACAACGAAGCAGGCCGGGATCTTTTCAAGAAGATTTCCGGTCGTTATGATTTCTATGGACTGTTGGCCGCCGAGGAATTGGGGATTCCGTTGCCGATGCCCCCCCAGGCGGCAGAGTCAACCAGGGAAGAGCTATCGCAGGTTGCCGGACGCCCCGCCCTTCAGAGGGCGCTTGCCCTCTACCGGCTCAATTTACGAACGGAAGCAGCCAGGGAGTGGCGGTGGGGTTTGCGTTCGCTGAGAGATCGACAATTGCTGGCGGCGGCAGAGCTGGCAAGAATAAACGGCGTTTGGGATCGCTCGGCCAATACGGCGGAGCTGACGTCTTCCGAACACAATTTTGCGCTGCGCTATCCGACGCCTTACAAAGATATCCTCATAAAGAATGCCCGCAATTGTAATCTCGAAGAGGCAGTGGTGCTGGGGCTTGCACGACAGGAAAGCCTCTTTGCTGCCGAAGCCAGGTCGCCGGCCGGGGCAATGGGGCTGATGCAGTTGATGCCGGAAACAGCGCGCATCACCGCCCGCAAAATCGGTATGGCTGGGTTCAATAACGCGATGTTGACAAGGCCGGAGGTAAATATCGAGTTGGGGACGTCCTATCTGCGCGGCATAATGAAACGGTTTTCCGCAAATTATGCGTTTGCCGCGGCCGCTTACAACGCCGGACCACGCCGCGCCGAGAAGTGGCGAAACGCCAAACCGCTGGAAGGGGCGATCTACGTCGAATCAATCCCGTTTACGGAAACGCGCCTTTACGTAAAGAAGGTTCTGGCCAACGCCGTTTACTACTCGCTCCTTTACGGACTCAAACCGTTAGCTCTCAAGCAGATGCTCGGCACAATCGGGGGCAGTGCGGAAAGCGAGGCTTCTTCACCGAACCAAGGCGAGCAGGGTTATGATTACTGATATGGAGTTTTACATTTGTTCGTCGAGCATTGCCTTGATTTTCGCCTCCGGAACGGCGCCGATGACCTGATTTGCCTTTTCGCCGCCCTTGAAAACCATCAAGGTTGGAATGCTGCGGATGCCGTATTTGATCGCGGTTTCCGGCGCCTCGTCAACGTTGATCTTGCAGAAGCCGGCCTTTCCCGCATATTCTTCAGCCAGTTTTTCGACAACGGGGGAAATCTTCTTGCAGGGACCGCACCAGGGCGCCCAGAAATCAACAAGCGTCGGCAGTTCTGCCTTGATAACCACATCTTGAAAATTGTTATCTGTAACCTCGTGAACCATCAGTCTTGAACCTCCTTCTTGCCGAATAATAATCCTTCGTTCCGGTTT
The window above is part of the Syntrophales bacterium genome. Proteins encoded here:
- the serS gene encoding serine--tRNA ligase translates to MLDIKYLRQNMEFVAAKMRERGQGMNFERFSFLDAHRRELLQEVEQLRGERNAVSRQVGEKKKNGEDATEIIARMGDVSARIKLLDDDLKKTDEDLDRIVMTIPNIPHESVVCGKDSNDNPVVRFWGEKPQFSFAPLPHWEIGENLKILDFAMGAKLTGARFTLYRGLGARLERALINFMLDLHTQEHGYTEMLPPFIVNRESMTATGQLPKFEEDLFKLEGLDYFLIPTAEVPVTNIHRGEILEEAALPICYVAYTPCFRAEAGSYGKDTRGLIRQHQFNKVELVKFSKPEDSYNELEKLTLNAEEVLKRLNIPYRVINLCTGDLGFSAAKTYDIEAWLPGQESYREISSCSNFEDFQARRASIRFRRAETGKAELLHTLNGSGLAVGRTVVAILENYQQADGSVLIPEALRAYMGGVGVIKNK
- the ndk gene encoding nucleoside-diphosphate kinase, whose product is MERSLVLVKPDGVQRGLTGEVISRLERRGLLLVGAKFMQVSRELAEEHYAIHRGKPFYEGLIAYITASPVLAMVWEGPNAIAAIRQTMGATRPLEAAPGTIRHDFALEVGRNLTHASDSPENGATEAALWFKQDELVSWRRAVDPWIFE
- a CDS encoding lytic transglycosylase domain-containing protein; this translates as MTAILRATVSVILVLLLPFAAVAAGEKSGDEAVLAAYRAFLARDGVVIAGQIEKTRNHVLAAYVRYWAISLRLKDVEPEEINDFFDKYAGTVLAERLRQEWLHELGKQGRWEQFRLQFPLLPRADSENKCYALQESLQRQGINDRLTADFKGFWNAPRSLPEGCLPVAAALVNAGRLSAPDIEARLRRLLMENLVSAARRTRELAFADDLPGAKQIEEAFRYPASFLAQDEAILKTAKGAELAFFALLSLARSDLPGAATLLEDKLKTILSLQDQQRLWAYLATRGARRHLPESLEWFKKGEKEALAGEQLVWRTRIALRQENWPEVKSAIEGMTASLRNESAWTYWMGRSLGMTGNNEAGRDLFKKISGRYDFYGLLAAEELGIPLPMPPQAAESTREELSQVAGRPALQRALALYRLNLRTEAAREWRWGLRSLRDRQLLAAAELARINGVWDRSANTAELTSSEHNFALRYPTPYKDILIKNARNCNLEEAVVLGLARQESLFAAEARSPAGAMGLMQLMPETARITARKIGMAGFNNAMLTRPEVNIELGTSYLRGIMKRFSANYAFAAAAYNAGPRRAEKWRNAKPLEGAIYVESIPFTETRLYVKKVLANAVYYSLLYGLKPLALKQMLGTIGGSAESEASSPNQGEQGYDY
- the trxA gene encoding thioredoxin — encoded protein: MVHEVTDNNFQDVVIKAELPTLVDFWAPWCGPCKKISPVVEKLAEEYAGKAGFCKINVDEAPETAIKYGIRSIPTLMVFKGGEKANQVIGAVPEAKIKAMLDEQM
- the rnhA gene encoding ribonuclease HI, whose amino-acid sequence is MGSKKKYYAVVRGFCPGIYNSWYGPGGAEEQVRGYANALFQGFGSREEAEVWQKKGTPARRTEAAIATKPVMTGKGRRTETADTNTAPEIVAPVKAPAQKIIIYTDGGCKRNPGPGGYGAVVMDGSSRRELTQGFRLTTNNRMELMACIAALQSLTDSAAVVLHSDSQYVVNGIEKGWAKKWRAKGWMRTKEEAAVNADLWAALLELCDRHRVQFVWVRGHAGTRENERCDRLATQAALGRDLLEDTGYLCQGQRPAE